A region from the Hydrogenimonas sp. genome encodes:
- a CDS encoding arginine decarboxylase, translated as MGSNSFSDSAKIYGVDIWGEGNFVVEDGVVKINHGCKPSLVEITKRMRDQGFKGPLFLRFPHLAEKNVRKLFSHFERAKKEFNYGGKFKAVFPLKVNQFPGFIIPLMEATRDLDYGLEAGSKGELILAMAYTNLGKPITVNGFKDREMINIGFIAAKMGHNITLTIEGINELELIIKEAARLGTPVPKIGLRIRLHTGGIGIWAKSGGYSSKFGLTSTELLEAMELLKKHHLTDRLSMIHFHIGSQMNHISPLKKAIREAGNIYAELRKLGAENLRAINIGGGLAVEYSQHEGRTSRDYTIEEFTNDVVFLLKEISQAKGVREPTIFTESGRFVAASHAVIIAPVLELFSQEYSEKSLSLKKSNPPLVQELFDLYETISEKNAREYLHDALDHMESLLTLFDLGYIDLTDRANTETLVHLIIKRALVLLRQKPSKEIKDIMERIQEHYLVNFSLFQSLPDYWGLGQTFPVMPLDRLEQRPSRSASLWDITCDSDGEIAFNIENPLYLHDVDVEREEYFLGFFKVGAYQEVLGMRHNLFTHPTEATIRFDEEGRYTIENILEAQNILDVLDDFDYDTKEIERRIRDQIAESDTIKESERKEILGELYLYLSENGYLRTINFND; from the coding sequence TTGGGCTCGAACAGTTTTAGCGATTCGGCAAAGATCTACGGCGTCGACATCTGGGGAGAGGGGAACTTCGTCGTGGAAGACGGTGTGGTTAAGATAAATCACGGCTGCAAACCTTCTCTCGTTGAGATTACGAAGAGGATGCGCGACCAGGGCTTCAAGGGGCCTCTTTTTCTACGATTTCCGCACCTGGCCGAAAAAAATGTCCGAAAGCTCTTTTCCCACTTCGAAAGGGCAAAAAAGGAGTTTAATTACGGCGGGAAGTTCAAAGCCGTTTTCCCGCTGAAAGTGAATCAGTTTCCCGGTTTCATCATTCCGCTCATGGAGGCGACACGCGACCTCGACTACGGCCTCGAGGCGGGAAGCAAGGGTGAGCTAATCCTGGCGATGGCCTACACGAATCTCGGCAAACCTATAACTGTCAACGGCTTCAAAGACAGGGAGATGATAAACATAGGCTTCATAGCGGCAAAGATGGGCCACAACATAACCCTGACCATCGAAGGGATCAACGAACTGGAGCTGATCATAAAAGAGGCGGCCAGACTCGGGACTCCGGTACCGAAGATAGGGTTGAGAATAAGACTCCATACGGGTGGAATAGGCATCTGGGCCAAAAGCGGCGGCTACAGCTCGAAATTCGGACTCACCTCCACAGAACTTCTCGAAGCTATGGAGCTTCTCAAAAAACATCACCTCACCGACAGGCTCTCGATGATCCACTTCCATATAGGCTCGCAGATGAACCACATCTCTCCGCTAAAAAAGGCGATCCGCGAGGCGGGAAACATCTATGCCGAACTCAGAAAACTCGGTGCGGAAAATCTGCGCGCCATAAACATCGGCGGAGGGCTGGCGGTCGAGTACAGCCAGCACGAAGGGCGTACCAGCAGAGACTATACGATTGAGGAGTTCACGAACGACGTCGTTTTTCTCCTCAAAGAGATCTCACAGGCCAAAGGGGTGCGGGAACCGACCATCTTCACGGAGTCCGGAAGGTTCGTTGCCGCGAGCCACGCCGTCATAATAGCCCCGGTACTCGAGCTCTTCAGCCAGGAGTACAGCGAAAAGAGTCTGAGCCTGAAAAAGAGCAACCCGCCGTTGGTCCAGGAGCTTTTTGACCTTTACGAAACCATTTCGGAAAAAAACGCCAGGGAGTATCTCCATGACGCACTCGACCACATGGAGTCTCTTCTGACACTCTTCGACCTCGGGTACATAGATCTCACAGACAGGGCGAACACCGAAACGCTGGTCCATCTGATAATAAAAAGAGCGCTCGTACTGCTGAGGCAGAAGCCCTCCAAAGAGATAAAAGATATTATGGAGCGGATACAGGAGCACTACCTTGTCAACTTCTCTCTCTTCCAGTCTCTTCCGGATTACTGGGGGCTGGGTCAGACATTCCCTGTAATGCCGCTGGATCGTCTCGAACAGCGTCCCAGCCGGTCGGCAAGCCTGTGGGATATAACATGCGACAGCGACGGGGAGATAGCCTTCAACATCGAAAATCCCCTCTACCTGCACGATGTGGATGTGGAGAGGGAGGAGTACTTCCTGGGCTTCTTCAAGGTGGGGGCATACCAGGAGGTTCTGGGAATGAGGCACAACCTATTCACCCATCCGACGGAGGCCACGATTCGCTTCGACGAAGAGGGGCGATACACTATAGAAAACATTTTGGAAGCGCAGAACATCCTGGATGTTCTGGACGATTTCGACTACGATACGAAAGAGATCGAGCGTAGAATAAGAGACCAGATAGCGGAGTCCGACACTATAAAAGAGAGTGAACGGAAAGAGATACTAGGTGAACTTTATCTCTACTTAAGTGAAAATGGATATCTTAGAACCATCAATTTTAATGACTGA
- a CDS encoding serine acetyltransferase, with protein MPSLVRLIIEDINSIYRRDPAIRSRIEIFFNYPGVWAIANYRVAHKIHTKGFPLLARMWMGIAQLFTNIDIHPAATIGRRVFIDHGIGVVIGETAVVGDDVTIYQGVTLGGVSLHPGKRHPTIEEGVVIGAGAKILGNITIGKNSKIGANSVVVRSVPPESTAIGIPAKVITKGRDKSPLSHNKLPDIDKELFEYLLKRVAVIEHILAPEHKELLEEDQKLDEIYEAFIRSIKD; from the coding sequence GTGCCCTCTCTTGTACGCCTCATAATAGAAGATATAAACAGTATATACAGACGCGATCCTGCGATAAGATCTAGAATTGAGATCTTTTTCAACTATCCGGGAGTGTGGGCCATCGCCAACTACAGGGTCGCCCACAAGATCCACACCAAAGGCTTCCCTCTGCTGGCGAGAATGTGGATGGGTATCGCGCAGCTATTTACCAACATAGACATCCATCCGGCGGCGACTATCGGAAGACGGGTGTTCATCGATCACGGCATAGGCGTGGTGATAGGCGAGACGGCCGTTGTAGGCGACGATGTGACGATCTACCAGGGGGTCACATTGGGAGGTGTATCGCTCCATCCGGGCAAACGGCACCCAACTATTGAAGAGGGTGTGGTTATAGGTGCCGGCGCCAAGATACTCGGAAACATAACAATCGGCAAAAACTCCAAGATTGGTGCCAACTCCGTAGTCGTCCGCTCGGTCCCGCCGGAATCTACCGCCATAGGTATACCGGCGAAAGTGATAACAAAAGGGCGCGACAAAAGTCCGTTGAGCCACAACAAGCTCCCGGATATTGACAAAGAGCTCTTCGAATACCTCCTCAAGCGCGTTGCCGTCATAGAACACATACTCGCACCTGAGCACAAAGAGCTTCTCGAAGAGGATCAGAAACTCGACGAAATTTACGAAGCCTTCATCAGATCCATCAAGGACTGA
- a CDS encoding guanine deaminase yields MALEEAQNGIEAGEGGPFGAVIVKNSEVIATGHNMVVKTNDPTAHAEMVAIRKASRKLGTFHLEGCTLYVTAEPCPMCFSAIHWAHIERVVYCNTKADSAAIGFDDTLISDIIAGRVEDTVRFEHRPSPECRELFMEWYRDPNRVLY; encoded by the coding sequence ATGGCGCTCGAAGAGGCGCAAAATGGGATTGAAGCGGGTGAGGGCGGGCCTTTTGGAGCTGTTATCGTCAAAAACTCCGAAGTTATTGCGACAGGACATAACATGGTGGTAAAAACCAACGATCCGACCGCACATGCGGAGATGGTTGCGATAAGAAAGGCTTCCAGGAAGCTGGGAACGTTCCATCTTGAAGGGTGTACACTCTATGTAACCGCGGAGCCGTGTCCCATGTGTTTTTCGGCGATTCACTGGGCACATATAGAACGGGTAGTCTACTGTAATACGAAAGCCGATTCGGCGGCGATAGGTTTCGACGATACACTGATATCGGATATTATCGCAGGCAGGGTTGAGGATACTGTAAGATTCGAGCACAGGCCCTCTCCGGAGTGTCGAGAGCTCTTCATGGAGTGGTACAGAGACCCGAACCGGGTTCTATATTGA